The genomic window AATTATAGGTTCCTTCTTCTTTTATAGGAGTTTCTCCATCATAATCCTTACCATTTAAAGTATATTTTATTGTTGCTACTTCTTCACTACTATTTATTTCTGGTTTTAATTCTTTGTTATATAATTTATCATTCTCTAAATTAGTAAATATTATATTTAATGGTGTTTTATCTATTTCAAAATTAACTTCCTTCTCTAACTTATTTCCTGCTTTATCTAAAATATTTATTTTTAGTGTATGCTTTCCTTCACTTGAAATAGGTGATTTCCCATTATATTCTTCTCCATCTAATAAGTAAGTTACTTTAACATCCTTATCAGAGGTTACTTTCGGAAGTATATCTTTATTATATAATCCATCATCTGTTATTCCATCCACAACTATTTTAGGTAGATCTTTATCTACCTTAACCTTAAATTTTTTAATAGTTTCATGTCCTAATAAATCAACTGCCTTTAATGATATAAATTCTCCATCTTTTACTGGTATTTCATAATTAAACTCTCTTCTTGTATTATCATTTCCTATCTCTTCGCCATTTATAACATCTATTTCCATAACATCATTTTTATAAAACTTATATCCTATTGTATTATCTTCTACAGTACCTTTTACTAAAATACTATCCTGATTAGTTATAACAATACCATCTGATTCTATTTCTGGTGATGACAAATTAATATTAGGGGATGTTACATCACAAAATATCTTTGTAGCATAATTATATAACTCATTTCCGTTATCATCTTTAGCATAAATATTTATCTTATTATATCCTTCATTTAAATTAATTTTATGTGCAAAAGTTCCATCTTCATTTATCTGTACTTTTTCTCCATTTAATTTAAATTCCTTTACTGTACCTAAAACTGTTCCTTTTACTACATATTCTTTTACATTACTAATTTCTAATGAACTTTTTTCAAAGTTATCTTCAAAATTTATTCTAGCCTTAGAAGATTCTACTTTTACATTTTTTGATGCTTCCCCTACATTAAAAGCTGTATCATTCATAGCCACTTTAATATTGTTTACAAAGTTAGCTTTTAACTTCACATTACAACTATATATTCCATCATTTTCTTCAACATCAGCTTGTACATCTTTACCGTTAATATTTATATTTACTATTCCTGGAATAATAGCTACATTATCAGAAACTTCCCACTGTAGCTTATAATCTACTTCCTTTAAATCGTCATTTGTTAATATCTTCTCTTCTGAAAGTAAATTAATTGTTGGAGCTGTAACATCTACCTTTACTGGTACAATCAAACTCTGATATTGTGCATTATCATAATCAACTTTTGACTTTATATTTAAATAATATTGTCCCTCTTTAACAGCCTCTTTTTTGCCTGTAGCTGGATTATATAGCTTTCCATCCCAACTTAAATTATTAAATAAATTTGGTGTTTTTCCACTTCCACTTGGTTCACTATACTCTTCCTTTCTTGTATAATTTTCACGTCCGATTACTCCAAGTGATTTCTTGTTTTCATCTAATAAATCAACCTCTGTTACTCTTGAATTTCTTAGATAGTATAAATATGGTGCTATAATATCTCCATTTCCATCATCATTAGGTGATATTGCTATATTTTCAGGATTAATTTGTAGTTTTCCATTTGAATCCCTCTCACTTAATCCAAGCTTATATCCAATCTTACCATTTAAGTTTGTTAATACTCCAGATGGTACTATAAATTTTTGATTATCTTTATCCCAATCCATAGCCTCTATTATTTGTTCCTTTCCCCATTCACCATAGTATCCTATGAAAGGTACAGATAAAGAAGGTTTATCCTTGCTTGTAAATTTTATAAATCCTTCTATAAATCTATCTTCAGAAACAGACTTAGGTATTGTCAAATTAACCTTAACACTTGTCTCCCCATTTGCAGGTACCACAATATTATTTTTATCAAAAGTAACCTTGGCACCTTCTATCTTTATATCATGAGACATTGTTCTTAAATCCTCACTTGTTTCTGTTAAAACTCCACCAAAATTTTCAACCTTGTATTCTATTGGCTCATTATCGTAATTTCTTAATTTTAAAGTAAATTCTTTTTCATTTCCTATTTGCTTTAATGCAACGGTAGGATTATTATGTTCATCCGTTACAACCACTTTATTTTTTAGAGCTTCCTCTATTTGCATTACTCCAGCACCTTGTCTTCTTGGTGAATAAGGTATTTCATCATTGTACTTGTCCATTATTATTTGCGAAGTACTTATTGATGTATTTTTAGCTAATTCTACTAAATCTCTTCCCTTAAGATTTGGATTTTCTTTTTTAAGTCCTTCAACTATTAAAGCTTCACCACCAGCAACATGAGGTGATGCCATTGATGTTCCTGTTTTTATTCCATATCTGCTATCATTTAATGTTGAATATATATTTCCTCCTGGAGCTGATATTTGTGGTTTAAAATCTAAACTAGGAGTTGGTCCCCATGATGAAGATTCAACAAAATCACCAGCCTCACTACTTTCAACTAGAATTTTATTATTTGTAAAATTTGCTTTTATATCTTTATTAATTAATTTCATTAATCTTTTACCATCTGAATTTCTTATAAATACTGATGGTATTTTCACCATAGGACTAGTAGACATACTTACAAAACCTTCTTGTCCATCTTCATTGTATATTATAACCCCTGATGCCCCTGCTGATTGTGCATTTATGGTCTTATCTACAAAAGAAATACTCCCTCTTTTTATTAAAGCTATCTTTCCTTTTAAATCTTTTCCGCTAAAATCATTTTCATTCCCTAGTCCACAATCAACTATTTCATATTCTTCTGATGTATTAACGTTATTTTTCTCATCTGATATCATAAAAGGAATATTATAAGTTTCATCTTTACTTGTAATTTTTATTGATGTTAATGGCATTTTATTATTTTGATAATTCGCTACTGTAAGTGCATCCTTAGCTGTACCTGGCGCTCCAACTAATCCAGTATCTTTAATATCTGGAACTTTATATGGTGCTGTTGAATATTGAGAATTCCCAGCTGCAACAACAACTACAATCCCTGCATCTACAGCCTTCTTAACAGCTATCTGCTCTGGATCATTTTCTTGTTGAAATCCTGCTGAAGAGCCTAAGCTCATATTAATAATATCTGCACCTTGATTGACAGACTCTTCAATAGCTGCCACTATATCGTCTTCTGAAGCCCCATTTCTATTTGGATTATTTGAAAAAACTTTCATAGCTAATAACTGAGCTTCTGGTGCTACCCCTTTTATTGCTTCATTCTTATCAACTTCCTCATCATTTCCATTAGCTGCTACAATTCCAGCAACATGCATTCCATGCATACTAACTTTAGGATGGGTATCTATTATATTGTCATTATCATCAGCAAAATTATATCCATAGGGTATCTTTTCTGTATAATATTTGCCTGGTCCTTCTTTAACATTTTCCTCTTTTAGTTTAATATTTGAATGATCTGATATTTTCATATCTTTGTGATTAGGATCTATTCCAGAGTCTATTATTGAAACAACCATTCCCTCTCCTTTTAATCCTAAATCACTCCAAACATTTTTTGCTTGTGTTAATTCCTTTGCTGATGTCATAGCTGGGTAATATTTCTTAACAACCTTTACTCTTTTTACACCATCAAGTTTCTTTAATTCTTCTATGTCTTTCATCTTTGTGTCAATACTAAAACCATTTATTAATGTACCAAAACTCTCATTAACTTGTTCACCCGTAATTTCCTCTGCTTCTTTTTTAACATCCTTCTGATTTTCTTTAACTTCTTGAACATTCTCTTTTGATGGTCTTTTTTCCCCCTGTTCTTTAGCTTTCTCTATTGCTGCTGGTTCTTCAAGTTCTACTATAACTCTAACCACCTCATAAGGATTCTCATACTTAAAATAAAGATCATCCCTTGCAACCTTATCTAAATTTTTAATGGTTACTTTGTTTAAGCTTTTTTCAAGCTCATCCGCTAGTACAGTATTATAAGAATTATTGGGCATCATAACTGTTAAAATAACTAAAGCACTCAAAGTGGATGATAAGTATCTTCTACTTTGTTTTCCTATTTTTTTCATTAAAAATTCCCCCTTTATTACCATCTTCTTATTTTCACCACTTAAATTAAAATATAATTCCTTTAATTTAAGTTTTTATTATATAAATTTATTAACTTAAGATATATTTAGTTGCCCCCCTAAACTCTTAAACTAATAAAATTAACCCAGTTTTATCATGTTAAAAAATTTAATATTTTCTATTTTTTGTATATTTTAAATATTATTAATAAATTATACATTATTTTGATTTAAATTTCAAAATTTTTTTCATATAAATTTCATATTTTTTTCACATAAACTTAGTTTTTCCATATTAAGGTTTTATAAATATTTTTAATATCAATATTTAAAATTATGAATAAAAAAAATAGACATTAAAATTATAAATTTAATGTCTATTTTTATCAGACTGCTGACAAAGTGTCAGCAGTCTTTAATTTTATACAAATATGTAATATAATTTAAAATATATTAATTTATTACATAGGGGTTTTGGTGATGATAAACGAAAGAAGACAAGCGCAAAATGAAATGGAAGTGGTTATGCTAGAACAATTAGTTCCGAAAGACCATTTATTAAGAAAAATTGATAAATACATAGATTTTTCATTTATTAGAGAGTTAACTAATGATTTGTATTGCCATACAAATGGTCGACCAGCTGTTGATCCAGTAGTACTATTTAAAATGTTATTTATAGGATATCTTTATGGCATCCGCTCCGAAAGGCAACTAGTTAAAGACATAGAAGTAAACTTAGCATATAGATGGTTTTTAGGTTATTCAATTACTGAAAAAATTCCAGATTCATCTACAATAAGTCAAAATAGAATTAGAAGATTTAAAGGTACTGATATTCCACAAAAAATATTTGATAATATAGTTCTTCAAGCTATGGAAAAAGGATTAGTTGGTGGTAAGATTCTTTACTCTGATTCAACACATATAAAAGCTAATGCTAATAAGCGTAAGTTTGAAAAAATTGAAGTACAAGTAACACCTAAAGAGTATATAGAACAACTAGATATTGATGTGAATTTAGATAGAGAAAATCATAATAAAAAACCTTTAAAACCAAGAAAAGAAAAAGAAGAAACAAAGCAAATTAAGAAAAGTACTACAGATCCTGATAGTGGATATATGATGAGAGATAATAAACCAGAAGGATTCTTTTATTTAGATCATAGAACTGTAGATAGTAAAAATAATATTATTATGGATGTACATGTTACCCCTGGTAATGTCAGCGATAGCGAGCCAATACTAAATAGAATAGATAGAATTAAAGAAGTATTTAGTATAAAGCCAAAATATCTTGGTTTAGATGCAGGATATTCAAGTAATCCTATTTTCAAGGGGATTGTAGATAGAGATATAACACCAGTAGTTGCATATAGACGTTCTCCTCATAAAAAAGGAATGTATACTAAGAATAAATATATTTATGACTATGATAAAGATATCTATATTTGCCCCAATAATGTTGCGTTAATATATAAAACTACGACTCGCGAAGGCTATAGAGAATATAGATGTTTTGAAGAAATTTGTATGTATTGCCCTCATAAAGATAAGTGTCTTGGAGAAAAAGCTAAATATAAAACAATTAGACGACATGTTTGGGAAAATCATAAAGATGATAATAAGAACTTTCTTAAAACTGAAAAAGGAAAGGGAATTTACAATAGAAGAAAAGAAACAGTTGAGCGAAGCTTCGCAGATTCAAAAAATTTGCATGGGCTTCGCTATGCTCGCTTCCGCGGACGCGAAAAAGTATCCGAGCAATGCCTACTAACTGCAGCAGTGCAGAATATGAAAAAGATAGCAACAAGACTATCTTTGCTACTTTTAGATTTTATTCGTATTATTTTGGATGATATTTTAAATATAAGTTTTATTCATAATTAATAATAGAAAAACCCTCTGTTTTTTAACAGAGGTTTTTCAACAAACTGAAAAAATAGACATTAAAATTATAAATTTAATGTCTATTTTTATATATTTTTTATTTTATTGTATCTATAATACTTATGTTTTTAACATAATATTTCTATTGCTAAACTACGATTTTAGTCTTATATCAATATCTTGGACATAAAAAATCAAACTTTTTATGTTGTATTTTCAGCTAATAATTCACATTTATTTGGAGTCATATAATTAATAGATGAGCGTAGACTTTTTGTTATACTACAATAATTAATCTATATTTAATTAACATTAAGTAAATATATCATTTATCTAGTTAGTACGCACACACATTCCACATGACTTGTATGTGGGAACATATCTACTGGCTGAACAAATTCTGTTTTAAAACCTTGTTCTTCTAGTATTTTTAAATCCCTTGCTAATGTACTTGGATCACATGATACGTATACCATTCTTTGTGGTTTTGCTTTCCCTATAGCTTCTAGTAATTTTATATCGCAACCTTTTCTTGGGGGATCTACTACTATTACTTCTGGTTTTATTCCTTTTGATATAAGTTCTGGAATTACTTCTTCTGACTTACCTACAAAGAATTCAGCATTTCCTACTGAGTTAAGCTTAGCATTTTCTCTAGCATTTACTATTGCTGGTTCTACAATTTCAACTCCATATACTTTTTTAGCCTTTTGAGATAAAAATAATGTTATTGTACCTGTACCACAATATGCATCAAATACTATTTCATCACCTGTTAAACCTGCATATTCTAAAGCTTTTCCATATAGTACTTCTGTTTGAACAGGGTTAACTTGAAAGAATGATAATGGTGATATATTAAACTTAAAATCTCCTATATAATCTGTAATTACATCATTTCCCCATAATGTTACACACTTTTCCCCTAGTATAACATTAGTTTCTTTTGGATTAACGTTTTGAACTATACTCTTTATTCCATTTATATTTTCACTTATTAATTTTACAAATTCATTAATATATGGAACCTTATCTTTTAAAGTGACTAAAACAACCATTACTTCATTGGTTTTAAAACCTCTTCGAATCATTATATGTCTAAGTAATCCTTTTGGATTAAATTTACCATCTATAGTAGCAGGAGATATTTCATAATCTTCTATCCATTTTCTAGTTAAATCTACAACTTTATCTGCTATTTCATCTTGAATTAGACAAGTTTCTAAATCTATTATATTATGGCTTCTTGGAGCATAAAATCCTATAGAAAGTTTTCCATTAACTAAGCCAATTGGCAGTTGAACTTTATTTCTATATCTTATAGGATTTTCCATTCCTAATGGATATTTAACTAATTCCTTAGATAATCCCCCTATTTTATGTACACAATCTTTAACTCTATCCCATTTAAAGTCTAATTGTCTTGTATAATCCATATGTTGAACAGAGCAACCACCACACCTTTTATAATAATTGCATTTTGGTTTAACTCTGTCATTAGAAGTTTCTAAAACCTCTAATAATTTACCATATGCAAAGTTCTTTTTAACTTTAACAATTAAAGCCCTAACTTTTTCTCCAGTTATTGCTCCTTCTATGAAAATTGGGTATCCATCTACTTTTGCAATTCCTTCTCCTTCATATCCTTGTGAAATTATATCTAAAGTATATTCTTTATTTTTCTCTAGCAAAATAATCACCTAACTCTTCCTTATTATTTACCGTAATTCGTAATTACGATTATAACATAACACTAAATAAATTCGAAAGAAATTTTAGTATAATTCAACACCTATGGTAATATATTAATATTACTATTTTAAATCCTGTTAATATTTATAAACTCTAAATGACTTAATATCCTTCTATAAATGTCTCACAATTAGTTTCATCTAAAGTTCTAGCTCTAGAGCCAGATACCAAGACATTCTCAGCCTTACATAATCCATTAGTATTATGATAACAATTTGAAGCATCACAATATATCTCTTTTCTTAATCCTTGAGTATTATCGGAAAAAATTTGTTTTACCCCATTAAATATACCTATATTATTTAAAGTATTAAAAGTATTTTTAATACTTCCTTCTTTAAAAGTATTACAACAAGTTTCATTACTACTATGAGCATATTTTCCTGATACATTTATATAATCAGCATTACAGATTCCTGAATGGTTATATTTACACTTTGATGATTTACAATTCAAATTTGACATAGCAATTCACCATCCTTTATCCTTTTCTAAGTATTATTTTCTTAATTGCCACAATTTATACAAATATATCAAAGTTTTCTTATTATATAAGATAAATTTGATTTTAGGTAAAAAAAAAGCACCCTAAGGTGCACATACAGAATTGATTGCCATTTAATTCCATATTAATAGTATATCTATTTCTTTCGATACTATACATTATATCCTAAAAATAAGAAATATAAATGTTAATTTTTTGTTAACTTTTCTTATTTTTACGATTTTTATACTATTTTTATACTATTTTTATATCCTTTTTATACTTTTTTCATTTTAATTGATAATATTTATCAATTAAAATTTAACCCTTAATTTAGAAAATTTAATAATTAGTAATAACTAACACTTTATCGTTTAAATATTATAAACCTTAAGCTTTGTAAATAAATCCTAACTCGTAAATTTTGTATTTTACAAGGTATTAAATTTATCTACAAAGTTAAAAAATATAATTTCTTAATTTTATTTTTTATACTTTTTTTACGTAAAAAAAGAAGCCCTAGGGCTTCTTTATTAATAACATATTATTCTACTATGCTTATCTTTAATAGGTTAGTAGATCCTACAGTGTGAACTGGAACTCCAGCAGCTACTACTACAGTATCTCCAGCAGCAACATATCCGTTTTCCTTAGCTATTTCAACTGATCTTTCCATCATGTGATCTGTTGATTGCATTTTTTCTCCAACTATTGGGTTAACTCCGAAACAGATAGCTAATTTCTTAGCAACTTTTTCATCTGGAGTTACAGCAACTATTGGACAATCTGGTCTACATTGAGATAATCTCTTTGCAGTTGCTCCACTTTGAGTTGATGAAATTATAGCTGAAGCTTTTAATTCGCTAGCAGCGTTTGCAGCAGCTCTTGAAATAACTCCACCGATAGCTGGTATATGAGACTTAGCATTTGAAACTGCAACTTTGTAGCTTAATTGCTTTTCTGCTTCTGCAGCAATCTTAGCCATAGTTTCTACAGCTTCTACTGGCCAATCTCCGTTTGCTGATTCTCCTGATAACATTATTGCATCTGTACCATCATAGATAGCGTTAGCTACGTCTGAAACTTCTGCTCTTGTTGGTCTTGGATTTCTAATCATTGAATCTAACATTTGAGTTGCAGTTACAACTGGCTTTCCTGCTATGTTACATTTTTCAATTATCATCTTTTGAACAGCTGGTAATTTTTCCATTGGAATTTCAACACCTAGATCTCCTCTAGCTACCATTATTCCATCTGAAGCTTCAATTATTGAATCTATATTATCAACACCTTCTTGGTTTTCTATCTTTGATAATATTTGAATGTGTTCTCCACCGTTTTCTGCTAATATCTTTCTTATAGTTTCAACGTCTGAAGCTTTTCTTATGAATGATGCAGCAACTAAGTTAACACCAATTTCACAACCAAATTTAAGATCTGCTATATCTTTTTCAGTTAAAGCTGGTAATTTTATTGAAACTCCTGGTACATTAACTCCCTTATGAGTTCCTACAAATCCAGTGTTTTTAACAACACAGTGGATTTTATTTCCTTCTATTGACTTAACTTCTAATCCTACTAAACCATCATCTATTAAGATTACATTTCCTGGTTTAACATCGTTAGCTAATCCTTCATATGTTACTGAACATTTAGTTGCATCTCCTATAACATCTCCACCAGCATAAACTGTAAATTCTGCACCTGCTTGTAATTCTATTTTTTTAGGTTCGAATTTTCCAGTTCTTATTTCTGGTCCTTTAGTATCTAGCATTACAGCTATTTCTCTGTTATATTTCTTAGCTAATTCTTTTACTAAAAGAATTCTTGCCTTATGTTCTTCATGATCTCCATGTGAAAAGTTATGTCTTGAAGCGTTCATTCCTGCTTCAATTATCTTTGATAATATTTCTGGTTTTTCACTAGCTGGACCTATTGTACAGATCATTTTAGTTTTTCTCATGTAATACACTCCTTTGGTTGTTTAAATATAATTTATAAAAATTTTATTACTTGCTGTATAAAATTGCTACTAATTAGTAAATAGCAGCACCATTATAACTTTTATTGATTGATTTCTTCAGCTGTTTTAAATAGCTTTTCATCAAATGTTCTGTCTAAAGCTAAAGCTTCATCTATATCTTGATCTATTATTTCGTTATTTCTAATACCTATAACTCTTGAAGTTCCACCATTTAAAAGTACTTCTATAGCTTTTGCACCCATTCTTGATGCTAAAACTCTATCTGCAGCGCTTGGGCTTCCACCTCTTTGAATATGACCTAATACTGTAGCTCTTGTTTCAATTCCTGTAACACCTTCTACGTATTCAGCTAATTCTTGTGCTCCGCCTACACCTTCAGCTAATAATACTAAGCTATGTATTTTTCCTTTTTGTTTTCCTTCTAGAATTACCTTACATAATTCTTCTTTTGTATATCCTTTTTCAGGAGTAATTATGTATTCAGCTCCACCTGCAAGACCAGCATATAAAGCTAAATCTCCACAATCTCTTCCCATAACTTCAACTATTGAAACTCTTTCGTGAGAAGTTGAAGTATCTCTAATTTTATCTATAGCATCAATAACTGTATTTAATGCAGTATCAAATCCTATTGTATAATCTGTATAAGTTAAATCATTATCTATAGTTCCTGGTAATCCTATAGTCTTAATGCCTAGCTTTGATAAAAGCTTAGCTCCCATGAAAGATCCATCTCCACCTATTACAACTAAAGCATCTACGCCATAAGCTTGTAATATCTTAGTAGCTTTAACTCTTACTTCCTCTTGTTTAAATTCTAAACATCTTGCAGTTCTTAATATAGTACCACCTCTGTGGATAATATCTGAAACTGATGATCTATCCATATTGAATAATTCACCATTAATTAATCCACTGTAACCTCTTTGAACACCCATTACCTCTAAACCATTGTGTAATGCTGATCTTACAACTGCTCTTATTGCAGCGTTCATGCCAGGGGCATCCCCACCGCTAGTTAAAATAGCTATCTTTTTCATGTAAACTCCTCCTTAACACCACCGGGACAAAGGTTGTCCCACTTTCTATGAAATAATCCATTTTTTATTCTAATGTTCTTGTAACTCTAGTATGCTGTTAAAGTTTTTATTTTTTTCTCTTACCACCATATATTATTTTACTTGCTATAGGAATTTAATGCAACTAAAATAAATTAATTATTGACGAATTTTTCTCTATCTCTAATTCTTTTCTATAGATATTATAACCTACTTATTATTAATTTATATCTTAAATATAAATTTTTCAGAAATTAATTGTTGTAAAATTTTTCATTTACTTATTTGTTAATTATTTTGTTGAAAAATCCCCTTTATTGTATATTTTTTATAGTACTATAAGTTAAATAATGGTTTTTTATCTAATTAGAATATAAAAATAAGATGGATATATTATTTTTATATTACCCATCTTACTTTAAATCTATTATTATATTTATTCTATTATTTTTACGTTTTCTTCACCAATTAATTTCCTTAAATAATCAGTTGCATCGGATTCCATATTAATCCATAAATTTCTAGACATTCTATACTTTTTTCTATCATTAGACGTAAAAATAAATACAGCAGTATCACCTTTATATTCTTTGGGCATCATTTCTTTTAATGTTTTTATTAATTCTTTCCCTGTATTAATATTCTCAGTCCTTATATAAATTTTTTCTGAATTTACTTTTTCTAAAGGATTTATTGATTCACATATAAGCTTTGGAAGTTCATCTTCTTTTATGCTTACTCTTCCCTTAATTGCCACTAAACTATCTGGTTTTATTAATTCTCTTACTTTATCTAAAGTCTTAGGAAATACTATTACTTCAATCATTCCAGATAAATCTTCTAATTTTAAAAATGCCATCATAGTATTATTTCTAGTAATTTTTTGATTTACTTCTGAGATAATACCACCAAGAATTACTCTTTCTTCATCATGAATAATATCTTCTATAATTTCTTCATTATTATAGGTTTCTTGCATTATTTCATAAGATTTAAATATTTTTTCTATACTTGTACTTGTTTGCATTTTTAAACTTTGAAAATATTCATCTAATGGATGACCTGATAAATAAAGACCTGTCATTTCTTTTTCCATTGCTAGCATATGCTTTTTTGCAAATTCTTTTATATTTGGATAATTTATTTCTGGTGATTTTAATGTTTCTTCTGATAATCCAAATAAACTCATTTGTCCATCAATATTTCTCTTTTTTTCATTTGAAACACTATCCATTATTTTTTCATAAACTGCTAACAGCTTTGATCTAAATATTTTAAATTCATCAAATGCTCCAGCTTTAATTAAGCTTTCTACAGCCCTTTTATTTATTGCTGATAAATCTATTTTATTTATAAAATCAACTAGTGACTCAAAATTTCCTTTTTTATCTCTTGAATAGACAACATTTTCAACAACATTTAAACCTACATTTCTTATAGCTGCTAATCCGAATCTTATCTTATCCCCTTTAACGGTAAATTTAGAATAACTTTCATTTATATTAGGAGGAAGTACCTGAATTCCTAAACTCTCTGCAAAATTTATATAATGAGCTACTTTTTCGCTTGTTCCCATTACTGAATTAAGCATTGCAGCTATTGTTTCTACAGGATAATACTTCATCAAATAAGCTGTTTGGTATCCTATTACTGCATAAGCCGCCGCATGACTCTTATTAAATGCATAACTAGCAAAATCCATCATAGAATCAAAAATTTTATTTGCAGATTCTTCTGATATACCGTTTCTTAAACATCCAGGAACTTCTAAATTCCCATTTTCATCAGTAATTCCATAAATAAAGTTCTTTCTTTCTTCTTCCATAACTTTATGCTTTTTCTTTGACATTGCTCTTCTTACAAGGTCACTTCTTCCCATAGAATAACCTGCAAGTTTTCTAACAATCTCCATTACCTGTTCTTGATAAACCATTACTCCATAAGTAACATTTAATATCTCTTCTAACTGTGGAACTTCATATTGAACCTTTTCTGGATTTTTTTTGCACTCTACATATTTTGGTATTTCTGCCATAGGACCTGGTCTATATAATGATATACCGGCTATTATATCTTCTAAAGAATCTGGCTTTAGTTCCTTCATAAATGAAGTCATTCCTGCTGATTCTAATTGGAATACTCCTGCCGTTTTGCCTTCACCTAACATTTTATAAACTTCTTTATCTTCAAAATCTATTTTATCTAGGTCTATATCTATTCCTCTATTATACTTTATCATTTTAACAGCATCACTCATTACTGTTAAAGTCCTTAACCCTAAAAAGTCCATTTTTAGTAATCCAAGTTCTTCTAATGTTGTCATATCAAATTGAGCT from Clostridium septicum includes these protein-coding regions:
- the pyk gene encoding pyruvate kinase; protein product: MRKTKMICTIGPASEKPEILSKIIEAGMNASRHNFSHGDHEEHKARILLVKELAKKYNREIAVMLDTKGPEIRTGKFEPKKIELQAGAEFTVYAGGDVIGDATKCSVTYEGLANDVKPGNVILIDDGLVGLEVKSIEGNKIHCVVKNTGFVGTHKGVNVPGVSIKLPALTEKDIADLKFGCEIGVNLVAASFIRKASDVETIRKILAENGGEHIQILSKIENQEGVDNIDSIIEASDGIMVARGDLGVEIPMEKLPAVQKMIIEKCNIAGKPVVTATQMLDSMIRNPRPTRAEVSDVANAIYDGTDAIMLSGESANGDWPVEAVETMAKIAAEAEKQLSYKVAVSNAKSHIPAIGGVISRAAANAASELKASAIISSTQSGATAKRLSQCRPDCPIVAVTPDEKVAKKLAICFGVNPIVGEKMQSTDHMMERSVEIAKENGYVAAGDTVVVAAGVPVHTVGSTNLLKISIVE
- the pfkA gene encoding 6-phosphofructokinase, with the protein product MKKIAILTSGGDAPGMNAAIRAVVRSALHNGLEVMGVQRGYSGLINGELFNMDRSSVSDIIHRGGTILRTARCLEFKQEEVRVKATKILQAYGVDALVVIGGDGSFMGAKLLSKLGIKTIGLPGTIDNDLTYTDYTIGFDTALNTVIDAIDKIRDTSTSHERVSIVEVMGRDCGDLALYAGLAGGAEYIITPEKGYTKEELCKVILEGKQKGKIHSLVLLAEGVGGAQELAEYVEGVTGIETRATVLGHIQRGGSPSAADRVLASRMGAKAIEVLLNGGTSRVIGIRNNEIIDQDIDEALALDRTFDEKLFKTAEEINQ
- a CDS encoding DNA polymerase III subunit alpha, with amino-acid sequence MEKNFTHLHLHSEYSLLDSSGKIKKIISKAKELGMDSIAITDHGVMYGCVAFYKEAREQGIKPILGCEVYVAAKSMDIKINDKENSTHHLVLLVKNEKGYENLMEIVSEASIRGFYYKPRVDHEFLRNHSEGLIALSACLGGEVQSWHLKDNYEKAKEVALLYKDIFKEGFYLEIQNHGMEEQKKVMEENIRLAKELDIPLVATNDVHYINKEDSEAHDILMCIQTGKTVDDPNRRKYPSNQFYLKSKEEMWDMFSHVKEALENTTKIAEECNFDYEFHVSKLPKFPVPEDREPYEYLRETCYLGLIERYDVFKHFLNKPLNVEEIVDFSKNNEEACGYIERLEYELSVIHQMGYVDYFLITWDFIKYSNDNGIPTGPGRGSAAGSIVAFTLGITKIDPIKYSLLFERFLNPERVSMPDIDSDFCYERRQEVIDYVVGKYGVNNVSQIITFGTMAPRACIRDVGRAMNYAYSEVDRIAKMIPTMIGITIEKALELNPELKEAYNNEERVKTLIDVSKKLEGLPRHSSTHAAGVVIASKPLVEYVPLQKNDESIVAQFDMTTLEELGLLKMDFLGLRTLTVMSDAVKMIKYNRGIDIDLDKIDFEDKEVYKMLGEGKTAGVFQLESAGMTSFMKELKPDSLEDIIAGISLYRPGPMAEIPKYVECKKNPEKVQYEVPQLEEILNVTYGVMVYQEQVMEIVRKLAGYSMGRSDLVRRAMSKKKHKVMEEERKNFIYGITDENGNLEVPGCLRNGISEESANKIFDSMMDFASYAFNKSHAAAYAVIGYQTAYLMKYYPVETIAAMLNSVMGTSEKVAHYINFAESLGIQVLPPNINESYSKFTVKGDKIRFGLAAIRNVGLNVVENVVYSRDKKGNFESLVDFINKIDLSAINKRAVESLIKAGAFDEFKIFRSKLLAVYEKIMDSVSNEKKRNIDGQMSLFGLSEETLKSPEINYPNIKEFAKKHMLAMEKEMTGLYLSGHPLDEYFQSLKMQTSTSIEKIFKSYEIMQETYNNEEIIEDIIHDEERVILGGIISEVNQKITRNNTMMAFLKLEDLSGMIEVIVFPKTLDKVRELIKPDSLVAIKGRVSIKEDELPKLICESINPLEKVNSEKIYIRTENINTGKELIKTLKEMMPKEYKGDTAVFIFTSNDRKKYRMSRNLWINMESDATDYLRKLIGEENVKIIE